One region of Deinococcus yavapaiensis KR-236 genomic DNA includes:
- a CDS encoding ABC transporter ATP-binding protein, protein MLSVKNLTKTFGGLLAVNAVDLEVPGRRIASVIGPNGAGKTTFFNMVTGIYKPDNGVVTLDGRDLVGLRPDQVTAAGIARTFQNIRLFGAMTVEENLLVGRHPRMKSSFVDALLHNRRFHEDERQARARGRELLQFVGLDRYRNEYATNLPYGDQRRLEIARALATDPKLLLLDEPAAGMNPRETEDLKSLIRRIRDELGITIVLIEHDMRLVMTLSEQITVLDYGTKIAEGLPHQVRNDPRVMEAYLGRGAAAGEYGKEAL, encoded by the coding sequence ATGCTGTCGGTCAAGAACCTCACGAAGACGTTCGGCGGTCTGCTCGCCGTGAACGCCGTGGACCTCGAAGTGCCCGGTCGGCGCATCGCGTCCGTGATCGGCCCGAACGGCGCGGGCAAGACGACGTTCTTCAACATGGTGACGGGCATCTACAAGCCCGACAACGGGGTCGTCACCCTCGACGGACGTGACCTCGTGGGCCTCAGACCGGATCAAGTGACGGCGGCGGGCATCGCGCGCACGTTCCAGAACATTCGTCTGTTCGGAGCGATGACGGTCGAGGAGAATCTGCTCGTCGGCCGCCATCCTCGCATGAAGTCGTCGTTCGTGGACGCCTTGCTGCACAACCGCCGCTTTCACGAAGACGAACGCCAGGCGCGCGCGCGTGGCCGTGAGTTGCTGCAGTTCGTCGGACTCGATCGTTACCGCAACGAGTACGCCACCAACTTGCCGTACGGCGACCAGCGCCGCCTGGAAATCGCTCGGGCGCTCGCGACCGACCCCAAGCTGCTGCTGCTCGACGAGCCGGCCGCCGGAATGAATCCGCGTGAAACCGAAGATCTCAAGAGTCTCATTCGCCGAATTCGCGACGAGCTCGGCATCACGATCGTGTTGATCGAGCACGACATGCGCCTCGTCATGACCCTCAGCGAGCAGATCACCGTGCTCGACTACGGCACGAAGATCGCCGAAGGTCTGCCTCACCAGGTACGGAACGATCCGCGCGTCATGGAAGCGTACCTCGGGCGCGGCGCGGCGGCGGGAGAGTACGGAAAGGAAGCGCTGTGA
- a CDS encoding ABC transporter permease subunit — protein sequence MTAALRPSPRSDRTWLLVGYAAITSFLMLVFEKNLPAVLQSGLLVLFLANLLFAFQWRAAPWARLVVALGSLIVVLPLVGRQNTGIFDLAIQISIFAALALGLNIVVGLAGLLDLGYVAFFAVGAYLWGIFASPQIGRILGNAGLSSVNPNLFWLFLILAIAAAAIVGIVIGLPVLKLRGDYLAIVTLGLGEVIRVLATNLTKYTNGSQGITPIGSAPVPILNSIANSLGFAPEQFNLFFLYFLVLLIILLVIIVNMRLDRSRIGRAWIAIREDEVAAQAMGIPLVRTKLLAFASGASFAGIMGVVFAAKQQFISPESFNFFQSIGVLSMVILGGMGSIPGVILGATVVTLLNLNLLPALSEQIQGAFPGGLNATLDPAQYQRLVFGIILVLMMLFRPEGLLPNVRRKIEMHEGDGAVGAVDSLGDNAERHANDGALTTGRNIGTDSRSPGLATREENDRTGGEK from the coding sequence ATGACGGCCGCTCTTCGACCCTCTCCTCGTTCGGACCGCACGTGGCTGCTCGTCGGCTACGCGGCCATCACCAGTTTCTTGATGCTCGTCTTCGAGAAGAACTTGCCTGCCGTGCTGCAGTCGGGCTTGCTGGTGCTGTTCCTCGCGAATTTGCTGTTCGCATTTCAATGGCGAGCCGCGCCGTGGGCGAGGCTCGTCGTGGCCCTCGGGAGCTTGATCGTCGTGCTGCCCCTCGTCGGGCGGCAGAACACCGGCATCTTCGACCTCGCGATTCAAATCAGTATCTTCGCGGCGCTCGCCCTCGGCCTCAACATCGTCGTCGGGCTCGCGGGTCTGCTCGACCTCGGCTACGTCGCCTTCTTCGCGGTGGGCGCCTACTTGTGGGGCATCTTCGCTTCGCCGCAAATCGGCCGTATCCTGGGAAATGCCGGGCTGTCGAGCGTCAACCCGAACCTCTTTTGGCTTTTCTTGATTCTCGCCATCGCGGCGGCCGCCATCGTCGGAATCGTGATCGGTCTGCCCGTGCTGAAGTTGCGAGGCGACTACCTCGCCATCGTGACGCTCGGCCTTGGTGAAGTCATTCGCGTCCTCGCCACGAACCTCACGAAGTACACGAACGGCTCGCAAGGCATCACCCCGATCGGCAGTGCGCCCGTGCCGATCTTGAATTCCATCGCGAATTCCCTCGGCTTCGCGCCCGAGCAGTTCAACCTCTTCTTCTTGTACTTTCTCGTGCTGTTGATCATTCTCCTCGTGATCATCGTGAACATGCGACTCGACCGGTCGCGCATCGGCCGCGCGTGGATCGCCATTCGCGAAGACGAGGTGGCCGCGCAAGCGATGGGCATTCCCCTCGTGCGCACGAAGCTGCTGGCGTTCGCGTCGGGCGCCTCGTTCGCCGGCATCATGGGCGTCGTGTTCGCCGCCAAGCAGCAGTTCATCTCGCCCGAGTCGTTCAACTTCTTCCAATCGATCGGCGTGCTGTCGATGGTGATTCTCGGCGGCATGGGCTCTATTCCCGGCGTGATCCTCGGGGCGACGGTCGTGACGCTGCTCAACCTCAATCTCCTGCCCGCTCTAAGCGAGCAGATTCAAGGGGCCTTTCCGGGCGGCCTCAACGCCACCCTCGATCCCGCGCAGTATCAGCGGCTCGTGTTCGGCATCATCTTGGTGCTTATGATGCTCTTCCGCCCCGAAGGTCTCTTGCCGAACGTGCGCCGTAAAATCGAAATGCATGAGGGCGACGGCGCGGTCGGAGCGGTGGACTCGCTCGGGGACAACGCCGAGCGGCACGCGAACGACGGCGCCCTCACGACGGGTCGAAACATCGGCACGGACTCGCGCTCGCCCGGCCTCGCTACGCGCGAAGAAAACGACCGCACGGGAGGAGAGAAGTAA
- a CDS encoding branched-chain amino acid ABC transporter permease, with the protein MDIVGPLLVQVLVTGLTLGFVYAIIALGYTMVYGVLQLINFAHSEVFVTGAVVGFEAFRILAPVALNAYLKLLIALFAAMLVAGVLNVVIERLAYRPLRGAPRLVPLITAIGVSLILQDLLKFLEGTQGRFNLVYELPTEFNSQLSLPAFVTSLGVRLSVKDILIVVIALLMLAFLNYLVNRTRVGRAIRAVAQDRTTAGLMGIDANRMIALTFLIGGALGGVGGVMFGLQFGTVNAYSGIIPGIKAFTAAVLGGIGSIPGAVLGGLVLGLLENFLGIISIFGSLFQPLSFLQAIGAEYKDIGAFLALILILMLKPQGLLGRGNTEKV; encoded by the coding sequence GTGGATATCGTCGGACCATTGCTCGTCCAAGTGCTCGTGACGGGCCTCACCCTGGGCTTCGTGTACGCGATCATCGCGCTCGGGTACACGATGGTGTACGGGGTGCTGCAACTCATCAACTTCGCGCACTCCGAGGTGTTCGTCACGGGCGCGGTCGTCGGCTTCGAAGCGTTTCGCATCCTCGCGCCCGTCGCGCTGAACGCCTACCTCAAGCTTTTGATCGCACTCTTCGCGGCGATGCTCGTCGCAGGCGTTCTCAACGTGGTGATCGAACGCCTCGCTTACCGTCCGCTGCGCGGCGCGCCTCGCCTCGTACCGCTCATCACGGCGATCGGCGTCTCGCTGATTTTGCAAGACCTTTTGAAGTTCCTGGAAGGCACGCAAGGCCGCTTCAACCTCGTGTACGAGTTGCCCACCGAGTTCAACTCCCAGTTGAGCCTGCCCGCGTTCGTGACGTCGCTCGGGGTGCGTCTCAGCGTCAAGGACATCTTGATCGTCGTCATCGCGCTCTTGATGCTGGCGTTCTTGAATTACCTCGTCAACCGCACCCGGGTCGGACGCGCCATTCGCGCGGTCGCACAAGATCGTACGACGGCCGGACTGATGGGCATCGACGCGAACCGAATGATCGCCTTGACCTTCCTCATCGGCGGAGCGCTCGGCGGGGTGGGCGGCGTGATGTTCGGGCTGCAGTTCGGAACGGTGAACGCCTACAGCGGCATCATTCCCGGCATCAAGGCCTTCACGGCGGCGGTGCTCGGCGGCATCGGCTCGATTCCAGGCGCGGTGCTCGGCGGACTCGTGCTCGGCCTTTTGGAGAACTTCCTCGGAATCATTTCGATCTTCGGCTCGCTGTTCCAACCGCTGTCGTTTCTGCAGGCGATCGGGGCGGAGTACAAGGACATCGGCGCCTTCCTCGCGCTCATCCTGATTCTCATGCTCAAGCCGCAAGGCCTGTTGGGCCGCGGCAACACGGAGAAAGTATGA
- a CDS encoding branched-chain amino acid ABC transporter substrate-binding protein gives MKRIGAITLALVGALSLGSSLAQTRQTIKIATLSPLSGGQSNLGTQIRNGAQLALNEYRQRFANLGFNLQLVAYDDQAEPATGTASARRIAADRDILAVVGTLNSGVAIPASEVLAPANVAMVSPANTANAVTDRALKNMNRIVARDDAQGPAAGRYIIQTLKAKTAYVLNDKTAYGEGLSAEVEKYLKANGVRVLGSEGTEEKNNFQPLIIKIRALNPDVIYFGSIYDQAGVFIKQLRDAGVKAKVMGGDGWDSTDLQRIAGSAAAGALFTTVAAPLSELPTARSFAALYKKTFNTDAQGFGANGYDSAKVVLQGVLNAIRSNGNKLPTRAQVQTAIRGINATGLLSGSLRFNSVGDRQSATMYIVEVRPNLSTRVAAELTVEPPRR, from the coding sequence ATGAAGAGAATTGGTGCAATCACCCTCGCCCTCGTCGGCGCGTTGTCGCTCGGCTCCTCGCTGGCCCAGACGCGTCAAACGATCAAGATCGCGACGCTCAGCCCCCTGTCGGGCGGTCAATCGAACCTCGGCACGCAAATCCGCAACGGCGCGCAACTCGCCCTCAACGAGTACCGTCAGCGCTTCGCGAACCTCGGCTTCAACTTGCAACTCGTCGCGTACGACGACCAAGCCGAACCCGCCACGGGCACCGCGAGCGCTCGCCGCATCGCGGCCGATCGTGACATCCTCGCCGTCGTCGGCACCCTGAACTCGGGCGTCGCGATTCCCGCGTCGGAAGTCCTCGCGCCCGCCAACGTCGCCATGGTTTCGCCCGCCAACACGGCCAACGCCGTCACCGACCGCGCCCTGAAGAACATGAACCGCATCGTCGCGCGCGACGACGCACAAGGTCCGGCCGCCGGCCGTTACATCATCCAGACCCTCAAGGCCAAGACGGCGTACGTCCTCAACGACAAGACGGCGTACGGCGAAGGTCTGTCGGCCGAAGTCGAGAAGTACCTCAAGGCCAACGGCGTGCGTGTGCTCGGCTCGGAAGGCACGGAAGAAAAGAACAACTTCCAGCCTCTCATCATCAAGATCCGCGCGCTCAACCCCGACGTCATCTACTTCGGCTCGATCTACGACCAAGCGGGCGTGTTCATCAAGCAACTGCGTGACGCGGGCGTGAAGGCCAAGGTCATGGGCGGCGACGGATGGGACTCCACCGACTTGCAACGCATCGCCGGCAGCGCCGCCGCGGGCGCGCTCTTCACGACGGTGGCCGCGCCGCTTTCCGAGCTGCCGACCGCGCGTAGCTTCGCCGCGCTGTACAAGAAGACGTTCAACACCGACGCGCAAGGCTTCGGCGCGAACGGCTACGATTCTGCCAAGGTCGTTTTGCAAGGCGTCCTCAACGCCATTCGCAGCAACGGCAACAAGCTCCCGACGCGCGCTCAAGTGCAAACGGCGATTCGCGGCATCAACGCGACCGGCCTGCTCTCGGGCAGCCTGCGCTTCAACTCGGTCGGCGATCGTCAAAGCGCGACGATGTACATCGTCGAAGTGCGCCCCAACCTCTCGACGCGCGTCGCCGCCGAACTCACGGTCGAGCCTCCGCGTCGCTGA
- the glnA gene encoding type I glutamate--ammonia ligase encodes MSMTKSEILARLTSGDVRFLRLQFTDILGFVKNVEVPASQFEKALAGEIMFDGSSIEGFTRIEESDMLLKPDFSTFLVLPTFSEVEGQRGRVARVICDVALPGGEPFEGDPRFVLRRQIERAKQAGFEMFAGPEPEFFLFERDAAGRPTTITNDHAGYFDLAPIDRGERLRREITNVLVGLGFEIEAAHHEVAPGQHEIDFRYTDALRTADNICTFKFVVKRVALEYGLHASFMPKPVGRLAGSGMHVHLSLFKDGRNAFYEEGGEHGLSDVAMRFIGGLLEHAPGLCAITNPLVNSYKRLVPGFEAPTTAAWSTSNRSAMIRVPAKRGVSTRAELRLPDPACNPYLALAAMLAAGLHGIEEQTEPPPPIQRNIYKMTVRERRAHRIRNLPANLGEAVEELEKDEVLRAALGEHVVDHFIAAKRAEWNAYSAEVHPWEVERYLGEV; translated from the coding sequence ATGAGCATGACCAAAAGCGAGATCCTCGCGCGACTCACGTCCGGCGACGTGCGATTCCTGCGCCTTCAATTCACCGACATCCTCGGCTTCGTGAAAAACGTCGAGGTGCCTGCCTCTCAGTTCGAGAAGGCGCTCGCCGGGGAGATCATGTTCGACGGATCGTCCATCGAGGGTTTCACGCGCATCGAGGAGTCCGACATGCTGCTGAAGCCCGACTTTTCGACGTTTCTGGTGCTGCCGACCTTCTCGGAGGTGGAAGGGCAGCGCGGCCGCGTGGCGCGCGTCATCTGCGACGTCGCCTTGCCCGGCGGAGAGCCGTTCGAAGGCGACCCGCGCTTCGTGCTGCGCCGCCAAATCGAGCGGGCCAAGCAGGCAGGCTTCGAGATGTTCGCGGGCCCCGAGCCCGAGTTCTTCTTGTTCGAGCGCGACGCGGCGGGACGACCGACGACCATCACCAACGACCACGCGGGCTACTTCGACCTCGCGCCCATCGACCGAGGAGAGCGGCTGCGGCGCGAGATCACGAACGTCTTGGTGGGGCTCGGCTTCGAGATCGAGGCGGCACACCACGAAGTCGCGCCCGGTCAGCACGAAATCGACTTTCGTTACACCGACGCCTTGCGCACGGCCGACAACATCTGCACGTTCAAGTTCGTCGTGAAGCGCGTCGCGTTGGAATACGGCTTGCACGCGTCGTTCATGCCCAAGCCGGTCGGACGCCTCGCCGGAAGCGGCATGCACGTGCACTTGTCACTGTTCAAAGACGGCCGCAACGCCTTTTACGAGGAGGGCGGCGAGCACGGCCTGTCGGACGTGGCGATGCGCTTCATCGGGGGACTCTTGGAGCACGCGCCGGGCTTGTGCGCGATCACCAATCCGCTCGTGAACTCGTACAAGCGTCTCGTGCCAGGTTTCGAAGCGCCGACGACGGCCGCGTGGAGCACGTCGAACCGATCGGCGATGATTCGCGTTCCCGCCAAGCGCGGAGTGAGCACCCGCGCCGAGTTGCGCTTGCCCGACCCGGCGTGCAATCCGTATCTCGCCCTCGCGGCGATGCTGGCGGCGGGACTGCACGGCATCGAGGAGCAGACCGAGCCGCCGCCGCCCATTCAGCGCAACATCTACAAGATGACGGTGCGCGAGCGTCGAGCCCACCGCATTCGAAATCTGCCCGCCAACCTCGGCGAGGCGGTCGAGGAATTGGAGAAGGACGAGGTGCTGCGTGCCGCGCTCGGCGAGCACGTCGTGGACCACTTCATCGCGGCGAAGCGCGCCGAGTGGAACGCCTACTCGGCGGAAGTTCATCCTTGGGAAGTAGAGCGTTATCTCGGCGAAGTATGA
- a CDS encoding AAC(3) family N-acetyltransferase, with translation MLNFLRRPAVTEEELVEALAECGLDGTSHIVAHASLRAFGFVEGGAPAMIRALRTAAATVVMPAFSYYTLVWPEEGRQPDWPRPAPPPGAGFGRFTRVSSDIGRVPQTLVDDPSTLRSFHPALSFVAVGDQAKEILDAQTLEAPYAPIGKLYDLDGHTVLLGVDHRSNTTVHYGEYLAGMPLLDRYVMVNGKVRKTSFPNCSADFGRIASNIEGRVAHVGRGKISVFEVRELVDRTVELLSHDPEALLCTYPGCRCQAVRTLVRKHGLTPRPHVNVNA, from the coding sequence ATGTTGAACTTCCTGCGGCGTCCCGCCGTTACAGAGGAAGAGCTGGTGGAAGCCCTCGCCGAGTGTGGTCTGGACGGCACTTCGCACATCGTCGCGCACGCCTCGCTGCGCGCCTTCGGCTTCGTGGAGGGCGGCGCGCCCGCCATGATCCGGGCGCTTCGCACGGCCGCCGCGACCGTCGTCATGCCTGCCTTCAGCTACTACACCTTGGTGTGGCCCGAGGAAGGGCGCCAACCCGACTGGCCTCGTCCCGCGCCACCTCCCGGCGCGGGGTTCGGGCGTTTCACGCGGGTGAGCAGCGACATCGGGCGCGTGCCGCAAACGCTCGTCGACGACCCGTCGACGCTCCGCTCCTTCCACCCGGCTCTGAGCTTCGTCGCAGTCGGCGACCAAGCCAAGGAGATTCTCGACGCGCAGACGCTCGAAGCGCCGTACGCGCCGATCGGAAAACTGTACGACCTCGACGGTCACACGGTGCTGCTCGGCGTGGACCACCGCAGCAACACCACCGTCCACTACGGCGAGTACCTCGCCGGGATGCCGCTGCTCGACCGTTACGTGATGGTGAACGGCAAGGTGCGCAAGACGAGCTTCCCGAATTGCTCGGCGGACTTCGGCCGCATCGCCTCGAACATCGAAGGTCGGGTCGCGCACGTCGGGCGCGGCAAGATCAGCGTCTTCGAAGTGCGCGAACTCGTCGACCGTACCGTCGAGCTGCTGTCGCACGATCCGGAAGCGCTGTTGTGCACCTATCCCGGCTGCCGCTGCCAAGCCGTGCGAACGCTCGTACGCAAGCACGGCCTCACGCCGCGCCCACACGTCAACGTCAACGCTTGA
- a CDS encoding NAD(P)/FAD-dependent oxidoreductase, translated as MSNPHSDVLIVGGGPVGLYAAFYVALRGLTVRIVEARPELGGQLAALYPEKFVYDAPGFPAVRAADLVEKLVKQLSRFDPAVELQSVATKLERSEGAWTVTTNVASYTASAVILSAGIGALRPRNDEVPTDVTSLAGKRVLVFGGVPQAATLALALHDAGAHVLLGHRRALFRGTPEQLAALSKLDVRAPSDLADLGAFDATFVLNGYLPDLSPLSSWNLAWTGEYVVADASGATNLPGVFVAGDLSSNGGDLKLLAAGFAQGGVAANHAVHFVRPDLNVKPGHSSDKKLPDFKR; from the coding sequence GTGTCGAACCCCCATTCGGACGTGTTGATCGTGGGAGGCGGACCGGTCGGGCTGTACGCCGCCTTCTACGTCGCCTTGCGCGGCCTCACCGTGAGGATCGTGGAGGCGCGCCCGGAACTCGGCGGTCAACTCGCGGCGCTCTACCCCGAGAAGTTCGTGTACGACGCTCCGGGCTTTCCCGCCGTGCGCGCCGCCGACCTCGTCGAGAAGCTGGTGAAGCAACTGTCACGCTTCGATCCGGCCGTCGAACTCCAAAGCGTCGCGACGAAGTTGGAGCGCTCGGAAGGCGCGTGGACGGTCACGACGAACGTCGCGTCGTACACGGCGAGCGCCGTGATTCTCTCGGCGGGCATCGGCGCGTTGCGGCCTCGAAACGACGAGGTGCCGACCGACGTGACGAGCCTCGCGGGCAAGCGAGTCCTCGTGTTCGGAGGCGTACCGCAAGCCGCGACGCTGGCGCTCGCCTTGCACGACGCGGGTGCTCACGTCCTGCTCGGACACCGCCGAGCCCTCTTTCGAGGGACGCCCGAGCAGCTCGCCGCGCTCTCGAAGCTCGACGTGCGCGCTCCTTCGGACCTCGCCGATCTCGGGGCGTTCGACGCGACGTTCGTGCTGAACGGCTACCTGCCCGACTTGTCTCCCCTGTCGAGCTGGAACCTCGCTTGGACGGGCGAGTACGTCGTCGCGGACGCGAGCGGCGCGACGAACTTGCCGGGCGTGTTCGTCGCGGGCGACCTCTCGTCGAACGGAGGCGACTTGAAGTTGCTCGCGGCAGGTTTTGCGCAGGGCGGCGTCGCGGCGAACCACGCCGTTCACTTCGTGCGGCCCGACCTCAATGTGAAGCCGGGCCACTCCAGCGACAAGAAGCTTCCCGACTTCAAGCGTTGA
- a CDS encoding FAD-dependent oxidoreductase: MSHPFTSDRPLRVAVIGSGPSGLYAAEALLKQGDVPVSVDVFDRLATPYGLVRYGVAPDHQKIKSVTTQYQKILEDARVRFLGHVEFGRDLTREDLNRFYDAVVYAVGASSDRNLGIPGERLEGSMSATEFVAWYNGHPDAEARQMVLTARGVAVVGVGNVAVDVTRILAKTVAELRVTDIADHALDALERNHVTDIYVLGRRGPLQAKFTTKELRELGELEDADVIVKPEEVAVSDEELAGVTDNIVKKNVEVLQEFARRTPSGKTRRIHLRFFVSPVEAFGTEQVEGLKIERNKLDENGNAVGTGEFETLDVQLVLRSVGYKGVPLPGVPFDARKGIIPNDGGRVFADGQPSVGEYVAGWIKRGPSGVIGTNKADSVATVKLLLEDLERLPLAEEPKPEAVTDFLKSKAVDFVTLHEWLALDAHEKTRGDSQGRPRVKVVRRDELLDLIRTHRERQREQSTSA; encoded by the coding sequence ATGTCGCATCCTTTCACTTCGGATCGTCCTTTGCGCGTCGCCGTGATCGGGTCGGGACCGAGCGGGCTCTACGCCGCCGAGGCCCTTCTCAAGCAAGGCGACGTGCCCGTCAGCGTCGACGTGTTCGATCGGCTCGCCACGCCTTACGGTCTCGTGCGCTACGGCGTGGCGCCCGACCACCAGAAGATCAAAAGCGTCACGACGCAGTACCAAAAGATCTTGGAGGACGCTCGCGTGCGTTTCCTCGGCCACGTGGAGTTCGGGCGCGACCTCACGCGAGAAGACTTGAACCGCTTCTACGACGCGGTGGTGTACGCCGTCGGCGCCTCGTCGGACCGTAACCTCGGAATTCCCGGCGAACGGCTCGAAGGCTCCATGTCCGCGACCGAGTTCGTCGCTTGGTACAACGGCCATCCCGACGCCGAAGCGCGCCAGATGGTGCTGACGGCCAGGGGAGTGGCCGTCGTCGGAGTGGGGAACGTCGCCGTGGACGTCACGCGCATCCTCGCGAAGACCGTCGCCGAACTGCGGGTGACCGACATTGCCGATCACGCCCTCGACGCGCTCGAACGAAACCACGTCACCGACATCTACGTTCTCGGTCGCCGCGGACCGCTGCAAGCGAAGTTCACGACGAAGGAGCTACGCGAACTCGGCGAACTCGAAGACGCGGACGTCATCGTGAAGCCCGAAGAAGTCGCGGTGAGCGACGAGGAACTCGCGGGCGTCACCGACAACATCGTGAAAAAGAACGTCGAAGTCTTGCAGGAATTCGCGCGGCGAACGCCAAGCGGCAAGACGCGCCGCATCCACCTGCGCTTCTTCGTCTCGCCCGTCGAGGCGTTCGGCACCGAGCAGGTCGAGGGGCTCAAGATCGAGCGCAACAAACTCGACGAGAACGGCAACGCCGTCGGCACGGGCGAGTTCGAGACGCTCGACGTGCAGTTGGTGCTGCGCTCGGTCGGCTACAAAGGTGTGCCACTGCCGGGCGTGCCGTTCGACGCCCGCAAAGGGATCATTCCGAACGACGGAGGTCGCGTGTTCGCGGACGGACAACCGAGCGTCGGCGAGTACGTCGCGGGCTGGATCAAGCGCGGCCCGAGCGGCGTGATCGGCACGAACAAGGCCGACTCGGTCGCGACCGTGAAGCTCTTGCTCGAAGACCTCGAGCGGCTTCCGCTCGCCGAGGAGCCGAAGCCCGAGGCCGTCACGGACTTTCTCAAGTCGAAGGCCGTGGACTTCGTGACTCTGCACGAATGGCTCGCGCTCGACGCGCACGAGAAGACGCGCGGAGACTCGCAGGGCCGTCCGCGCGTGAAGGTCGTGCGACGCGACGAACTCCTCGACCTGATTCGCACGCACCGCGAGCGGCAAAGGGAACAATCGACCTCCGCTTGA
- a CDS encoding helix-turn-helix domain-containing protein — protein MLAQKTFVDTVTHRPGAVILYPGKSDMLYRVQSGLVRIHTMDDEGNGLTLRYVKPGEFFGEEALTGLERSYFAEAVTDSTVDVINPALMGAEDNLEVTTHLVKMLDRAYESIYRLVGKRLRSRIAAELLELADTALATKLQSGETMIYATHDELAAAVGSVRETVTKVVGELSREGVISAGYGKITLRDPQALKRIAAE, from the coding sequence ATGCTTGCACAAAAAACATTCGTCGATACCGTCACCCACCGTCCCGGTGCCGTGATTCTCTACCCTGGCAAGAGCGATATGCTCTACCGCGTTCAATCCGGCCTCGTTCGCATCCACACCATGGACGACGAAGGAAACGGCCTCACCCTCCGCTACGTCAAGCCGGGCGAGTTCTTCGGTGAGGAAGCTCTGACCGGTCTGGAACGCTCGTACTTCGCCGAGGCCGTCACGGACTCCACCGTCGACGTGATTAATCCCGCGCTCATGGGCGCCGAGGACAACCTCGAAGTCACGACGCACCTCGTCAAGATGCTCGACCGCGCCTACGAAAGCATCTACCGCCTCGTCGGCAAGCGCTTGCGCTCGCGCATCGCCGCCGAACTGCTCGAGCTCGCCGACACGGCCCTCGCCACGAAGCTGCAAAGCGGCGAGACGATGATCTACGCCACGCACGACGAACTCGCCGCCGCCGTCGGCTCGGTCCGCGAAACGGTCACGAAGGTCGTCGGGGAATTGTCGCGCGAAGGCGTTATCAGCGCCGGCTACGGCAAAATCACCTTGCGCGACCCGCAAGCCCTCAAGCGCATCGCCGCCGAGTAA